One Legionella lansingensis genomic region harbors:
- a CDS encoding DMT family transporter, translated as MWLIFAIVAAVLWGLNYSLAEKVLRSISPITLLALEMLLGAIVFSLLSYFTTFKKDLDILLHQPSVFWLTSLEVVIVIVASFFIVYSIQLKDATFAGTIELTYPLFIILFTWLLFGENHVDTSVIVGGIFIFIGVLFISIR; from the coding sequence ATGTGGCTAATCTTTGCTATTGTGGCTGCCGTTTTATGGGGTTTAAATTACTCGCTTGCAGAAAAAGTGCTTCGCAGTATTTCACCGATCACGTTATTAGCACTAGAAATGTTGCTAGGCGCTATTGTGTTTTCTTTACTCTCCTACTTCACTACCTTCAAAAAAGATCTAGACATTCTGCTTCATCAACCCAGCGTTTTTTGGCTAACCTCACTTGAGGTTGTCATTGTTATCGTTGCGAGTTTTTTTATTGTCTATTCCATACAACTCAAAGACGCTACCTTTGCAGGAACCATTGAATTAACTTATCCGCTATTTATTATTTTGTTTACCTGGCTTTTATTTGGCGAAAATCATGTTGACACTTCCGTCATTGTCGGAGGGATCTTTATTTTTATTGGGGTGTTGTTCATAAGCATTCGCTAA
- a CDS encoding ankyrin repeat domain-containing protein, with the protein MKEKLFEGAEQDNPAVLVDLTDPKLLLEKDPAGYTPLHIAARKKHYDWLRALTQKNILTFEHIMAPDPDGDTLLHKIVRAGEADLIEDCIRICYQHDKNGEFWDKTNIYGETPWEQKSKTADKVLLKLETPLTKYHGHPSPLYQAAKYNPYFIQEINDEGLLRGEMLYKTTLVGEIKDTPLSLAARLGHFDILALFLAKNTPDFIDFANYDKTNTWLHELALHNDSVPFVEKMLKEETTRELISASLESQDVNGDTPLHFAARYGNLELLTLLLSTFPNVEPILNEQGNSWIHELAEYHPDQLTLIQSGLIPKQALTIKNDNGNTCLHLLARQGDADTLATLLALGVDATARNNQGQSFLHLASFATIEKLVETGALNTTHLNLTDKNNMTIMHRVLRDKNIVLAEKLYALGGRLDLLDKYGRTPIRNLETIYFGSPRVPHEKISEFNSQVPPRFQIDEKSLRSFFAKQQLYFVFGVQKLIEPPKQTNEYVGSGNFPKNVIPFLQQTLSQFAMSREESKQKGYHEIINLLDHFLPISDVANKIDEVTGSLLAGQPLLTHSGWEAHVVGVAIEKQGPDMVLSIAERGPWAEKTADDRAIPVRTLRFKAEKDDIQKVLRLLEQAQYVDEEQARDLIFKQLPEITHTTFHSENDPSKSLVCKFFKAPICYYANFKTALHDWFVKKFNLREGQQEYKEFEISLRKQAIDDYLRYVPPAEQDHKLLGQCVAVIHEKEEKAKQLKEAVPVSSDSKTSGVGGAH; encoded by the coding sequence ATGAAAGAGAAGCTATTCGAGGGCGCTGAACAGGATAATCCAGCGGTATTAGTGGATTTAACCGATCCTAAGTTACTATTAGAAAAAGACCCCGCAGGTTATACCCCTCTTCACATCGCCGCAAGAAAAAAACATTATGACTGGCTAAGAGCACTGACGCAAAAAAACATTCTTACGTTTGAACACATCATGGCGCCTGATCCAGACGGTGATACGTTGCTCCATAAGATTGTCCGCGCTGGTGAAGCTGATTTGATTGAGGATTGTATCAGAATTTGCTATCAGCATGATAAAAATGGTGAGTTCTGGGATAAGACCAACATTTATGGTGAAACCCCCTGGGAGCAAAAAAGCAAAACGGCAGATAAAGTCTTGCTGAAACTTGAAACACCCCTTACAAAATATCACGGCCACCCATCCCCACTTTATCAAGCGGCTAAATACAACCCCTATTTTATCCAGGAAATTAATGATGAAGGACTATTGCGCGGAGAAATGCTCTACAAGACAACCCTAGTTGGTGAAATCAAGGATACACCTTTATCTCTTGCAGCAAGACTAGGCCATTTCGATATCCTAGCGTTGTTTCTTGCAAAAAATACCCCCGATTTTATTGACTTTGCCAACTATGATAAAACCAATACCTGGCTGCATGAACTTGCCTTACACAACGACAGCGTTCCTTTTGTAGAAAAGATGCTTAAAGAAGAAACAACCCGTGAACTTATTAGCGCAAGTTTGGAGAGTCAGGATGTCAATGGCGATACCCCACTCCACTTTGCTGCAAGGTACGGCAACTTGGAGTTGTTAACGTTACTTTTATCCACGTTCCCAAATGTAGAGCCTATTTTAAATGAGCAAGGCAACAGTTGGATTCATGAACTTGCAGAATATCATCCAGATCAACTCACATTAATTCAAAGCGGTTTAATTCCAAAGCAAGCTCTGACAATAAAAAATGATAATGGCAATACCTGTCTTCACCTACTTGCAAGGCAAGGCGATGCTGACACGCTAGCGACTCTACTAGCTCTGGGAGTTGATGCCACTGCACGTAATAATCAAGGACAATCGTTTTTGCATCTCGCGTCATTCGCTACTATTGAAAAACTAGTAGAGACAGGCGCATTAAATACTACTCACCTTAACTTAACAGACAAAAACAACATGACCATCATGCATCGTGTATTACGTGATAAAAATATCGTGCTTGCGGAAAAGCTCTACGCTTTGGGAGGTCGACTCGATTTACTTGATAAGTATGGACGCACACCTATCAGAAATCTTGAAACGATTTATTTTGGTTCACCAAGAGTTCCTCATGAAAAGATCAGCGAATTTAACAGCCAAGTGCCACCGAGATTTCAAATCGATGAAAAATCCTTGAGAAGTTTTTTCGCAAAGCAACAACTCTATTTTGTATTTGGCGTGCAAAAACTTATTGAGCCGCCTAAACAAACCAATGAATACGTTGGATCAGGAAACTTCCCTAAAAACGTTATTCCTTTCCTACAACAAACATTAAGTCAATTCGCCATGAGCCGCGAAGAAAGCAAGCAAAAAGGCTATCACGAAATTATTAATCTTTTGGACCATTTCCTGCCAATCAGCGACGTCGCCAATAAAATTGATGAGGTCACTGGTAGTTTACTCGCTGGTCAGCCTTTGTTGACACACTCAGGCTGGGAGGCTCATGTCGTTGGGGTGGCAATCGAGAAACAGGGCCCAGACATGGTCTTGAGCATAGCTGAACGTGGTCCATGGGCTGAAAAAACAGCTGATGATAGAGCCATTCCTGTTAGAACCTTGCGCTTTAAAGCAGAAAAAGATGACATTCAAAAGGTCTTAAGATTATTGGAGCAAGCGCAATATGTGGATGAAGAACAAGCCAGGGATCTGATTTTCAAGCAATTACCAGAAATCACACATACAACTTTTCACAGTGAAAACGATCCATCAAAATCATTAGTCTGCAAATTTTTCAAAGCACCGATCTGTTACTACGCAAATTTCAAAACGGCTCTTCATGACTGGTTTGTGAAAAAATTTAATTTAAGAGAAGGACAGCAGGAATATAAAGAGTTTGAGATCTCCTTAAGAAAACAAGCGATTGATGACTACCTGCGATATGTACCACCCGCAGAACAAGACCACAAACTCCTGGGGCAATGTGTGGCAGTCATCCATGAGAAGGAAGAAAAAGCTAAACAACTTAAGGAAGCAGTACCCGTCAGTAGTGATAGTAAAACCAGTGGAGTGGGTGGTGCGCATTAA
- a CDS encoding M15 family metallopeptidase yields MHRYFILLLFGFTTAYSLPKGFVYLDEVAPNIIEDMRYAGSNNFVGHPIPGYKINRCILTLAAAKQLANVEKKARAMGYGLKIYDCYRPQRAVNAFYRWSQVPRDNKMKAAFYPREEKNTLFAKGYIAKASGHSRGSTVDLTLIKLGKNNRGNIEKSATCYGKTPAYIDDDSIDTGTRFDCFDVSAHTNYQDLTEEQKANRLLLRNLMLRYGFVPYKEEWWHFRLRNEPYPHTYFDFPVQ; encoded by the coding sequence ATGCACCGCTATTTTATTTTACTTTTATTTGGCTTTACAACGGCTTACAGCCTGCCCAAAGGTTTTGTCTATTTAGATGAAGTAGCCCCGAATATCATCGAAGACATGCGCTATGCTGGTTCCAATAATTTTGTCGGACACCCTATTCCTGGCTACAAGATCAACCGCTGTATCCTGACCTTGGCAGCGGCCAAGCAATTGGCAAATGTTGAGAAAAAGGCAAGGGCTATGGGCTATGGTTTAAAGATTTATGATTGTTATCGTCCACAACGAGCAGTAAACGCATTTTATCGATGGAGCCAAGTCCCAAGAGATAATAAAATGAAAGCAGCCTTCTACCCTCGAGAAGAAAAAAATACTTTATTTGCCAAAGGCTATATCGCGAAAGCCTCGGGTCACAGCCGTGGCAGCACAGTTGACTTAACGCTGATTAAACTAGGCAAGAATAATAGGGGGAACATAGAAAAATCGGCAACATGTTATGGGAAAACACCAGCCTATATTGATGATGACTCCATTGATACTGGGACTCGCTTTGACTGCTTTGATGTCAGTGCTCATACGAATTATCAAGATCTCACAGAGGAGCAGAAAGCGAATCGGCTCCTATTGCGCAATCTCATGCTACGCTATGGTTTTGTACCCTATAAAGAAGAGTGGTGGCATTTTAGGCTGCGAAATGAACCTTACCCACATACTTATTTTGATTTTCCTGTACAATAA